One genomic region from Sphingobacterium sp. UGAL515B_05 encodes:
- the rplX gene encoding 50S ribosomal protein L24 produces MAQKTKTTTHKIKIKKGDLVKVIAGNSKGVQGKVLTVLVDKNRAIVEGANIVKKHTKPSAANPNGGIIEKEAGIHISNLAVIDPKTGATTRVGRKLNADGKLVRYAKKSGEEIK; encoded by the coding sequence ATGGCACAGAAAACAAAAACAACTACGCACAAAATCAAAATTAAAAAAGGTGATTTAGTGAAAGTTATCGCTGGTAACTCTAAAGGTGTTCAAGGAAAAGTATTAACTGTTTTAGTGGATAAAAATAGAGCTATCGTTGAGGGCGCTAACATCGTAAAAAAACACACTAAACCAAGTGCAGCTAATCCTAATGGTGGTATCATTGAGAAAGAAGCTGGTATTCACATCTCTAATTTAGCTGTTATCGATCCTAAAACAGGTGCAACTACACGTGTAGGTCGTAAGTTAAACGCAGATGGTAAATTAGTTCGTTACGCTAAAAAATCAGGGGAGGAAATTAAATAA
- the rplN gene encoding 50S ribosomal protein L14: MVQQESRLNVADNSGAKQVLVIRVLGGTRKRYASIGDKIVVSVKSAMPSGNVKKGSVSKAVVVRTKKEIRRKDGSYIRFDDNAAVLLNNNDEPRGTRIFGPVARELREKQFMKIVSLAPEVL, encoded by the coding sequence ATGGTACAACAAGAATCAAGACTTAATGTAGCTGACAATAGCGGTGCTAAACAAGTTTTAGTAATCCGTGTATTGGGCGGTACGCGCAAGCGTTATGCATCAATCGGAGATAAGATTGTTGTATCGGTGAAAAGCGCTATGCCTTCAGGAAACGTGAAAAAAGGTTCCGTTTCTAAAGCAGTAGTCGTTAGAACGAAAAAGGAAATCCGTCGTAAAGATGGTTCATATATCCGTTTCGATGACAACGCCGCTGTATTATTAAATAATAATGATGAACCACGTGGTACACGTATCTTTGGCCCTGTTGCTAGAGAGTTGCGTGAGAAACAGTTCATGAAAATTGTATCATTAGCACCGGAGGTTTTATAA
- the rpsQ gene encoding 30S ribosomal protein S17 gives MERNLRKTRIGLVVSNKMDKSIVVSVERKVKHPIYGKFVKKTTKFKAHDETNTCGIGDTVLIMETRPLSKTKNWRLVEIIERAK, from the coding sequence ATGGAAAGAAATTTAAGAAAAACAAGAATCGGCTTAGTAGTTAGCAACAAGATGGACAAGTCTATCGTGGTATCAGTGGAACGTAAAGTGAAACACCCGATCTATGGTAAGTTCGTTAAAAAAACTACTAAATTTAAAGCTCATGACGAAACTAATACCTGCGGTATCGGCGATACGGTATTAATCATGGAAACTCGTCCGCTGAGTAAAACAAAAAACTGGAGATTAGTAGAAATTATAGAAAGAGCTAAATAA
- the rpmC gene encoding 50S ribosomal protein L29, with protein MKNSEILELSNEDLKARLVEEKTALTKLKFAHAVSAIENPNVIKAARKTIARISTEISARKAAAKNETASEA; from the coding sequence ATGAAAAATTCAGAAATTTTAGAATTATCTAATGAGGACTTAAAAGCTCGTCTTGTAGAAGAGAAAACAGCCCTTACAAAATTGAAATTTGCACATGCTGTTTCAGCTATTGAGAACCCTAACGTGATCAAAGCAGCACGCAAAACTATCGCTCGTATCAGTACAGAGATCAGTGCACGCAAAGCTGCAGCTAAAAATGAAACAGCCTCTGAGGCGTAA
- the rplP gene encoding 50S ribosomal protein L16, translated as MLQPKRTKFRKMQKGRMKGNASRGAELAFGSFGIKTMEQAWITSRQIEAARIAVTRYMKREGQVWIRIFPDKPVTKKPAEVRMGKGKGAPEYWVAVVRPGRMLFEAEGVPLEIAKEALRLAAQKLPVQTKFVIRRDYVEA; from the coding sequence ATGTTACAGCCAAAAAGAACGAAGTTCAGAAAGATGCAGAAAGGCCGCATGAAAGGTAACGCTTCTCGTGGAGCGGAGTTAGCTTTCGGTTCTTTCGGTATCAAAACAATGGAGCAAGCATGGATCACTAGTCGTCAAATCGAGGCAGCTCGTATTGCGGTTACACGTTATATGAAACGTGAAGGTCAAGTTTGGATTCGTATTTTCCCTGACAAACCTGTTACGAAAAAACCTGCAGAGGTACGTATGGGTAAAGGTAAGGGTGCTCCAGAATACTGGGTAGCAGTAGTACGCCCAGGCCGTATGTTATTTGAAGCAGAAGGTGTGCCTTTGGAAATTGCCAAAGAAGCTTTACGCCTTGCAGCTCAAAAACTTCCGGTTCAAACTAAGTTTGTGATTCGTAGAGACTACGTTGAAGCATAA
- the rpsC gene encoding 30S ribosomal protein S3: MGQKANPIGSRLGIIKGWDSNWFGGKNYSDKLVEDEKIRKYLSVRIAKGGVAKVVIERTLKRITVTIHTARPGIVIGKGGQEVDKIKEELKKLTKKDVQINIFEIKRPELDAKLVAEGVAKQLEARISFRRAMKTSIASTMRMGAEGIKIMCSGRLGGAEMARTEQYKEGRTPLHTLRADIDYALAEALTTYGKIGIKVWICKGEVYGKRDLSPNIGQASGVKSRGNHEGGGERRDNRNNKGGRGGNNRGGNNRGGSNRGPKKD; this comes from the coding sequence ATGGGACAAAAAGCAAATCCAATAGGTAGCAGATTAGGAATCATCAAAGGTTGGGATTCTAACTGGTTCGGAGGTAAAAACTATTCCGATAAATTAGTTGAAGACGAAAAAATCAGAAAATATCTTTCTGTTCGTATTGCAAAAGGTGGTGTAGCTAAAGTTGTTATCGAAAGAACTTTAAAACGTATCACTGTTACAATTCACACTGCTCGTCCAGGTATCGTTATCGGTAAAGGTGGTCAAGAAGTTGACAAGATCAAAGAAGAGTTGAAAAAACTGACTAAAAAGGATGTTCAAATCAACATTTTCGAGATCAAACGCCCTGAGTTAGATGCGAAGTTAGTAGCTGAAGGTGTCGCTAAACAATTAGAGGCACGTATTTCATTCCGTCGTGCAATGAAAACTTCAATCGCTTCTACAATGCGTATGGGTGCAGAAGGTATCAAAATCATGTGTTCTGGTCGTTTAGGTGGTGCTGAAATGGCGCGTACTGAACAATACAAAGAAGGAAGAACTCCTTTACACACATTGCGTGCTGATATCGACTACGCTTTAGCTGAAGCATTGACTACATACGGTAAAATTGGTATCAAAGTTTGGATCTGTAAAGGTGAGGTTTACGGTAAACGTGACTTATCTCCAAACATTGGTCAAGCATCTGGTGTAAAATCACGTGGCAACCACGAAGGTGGTGGCGAACGTCGTGACAACCGTAACAACAAAGGTGGTCGCGGTGGAAATAACCGTGGTGGAAACAACCGTGGTGGAAGCAACCGTGGTCCGAAAAAAGATTAA
- the rplV gene encoding 50S ribosomal protein L22 → MEATKKLKKSVLIRQRKEQEKAQKGGASDAKLLNCPTSPRKMRLVVDLIRGQRVENALYILKHSSKEAAARVEKLLLSAIKNWEAKNEGKSVEESELIVKEVSVGGGRQLKRLRPAPQGRGYRVRKRSNHVTLVVDSKLNVEQN, encoded by the coding sequence ATGGAAGCAACAAAAAAACTTAAAAAGTCTGTCTTAATTAGACAACGCAAAGAGCAAGAGAAAGCTCAAAAAGGAGGAGCTTCGGATGCCAAATTATTGAACTGCCCTACTTCGCCTCGTAAGATGCGTTTAGTGGTAGACTTAATTCGCGGTCAACGTGTGGAAAATGCATTATACATTTTGAAACACTCAAGTAAAGAAGCTGCTGCTCGTGTAGAAAAATTATTATTATCTGCAATCAAAAACTGGGAAGCCAAAAACGAAGGTAAATCAGTGGAAGAAAGCGAACTAATTGTAAAAGAAGTATCAGTAGGTGGTGGTCGTCAGTTGAAAAGATTGCGTCCGGCTCCTCAAGGTCGCGGATACAGAGTTCGTAAACGTTCAAATCACGTTACGTTGGTAGTTGATAGCAAATTAAACGTTGAACAAAACTAA
- the rpsS gene encoding 30S ribosomal protein S19, with protein MARSIKKGPYIDHNLERKVLSMNETNKKSVIKTWSRRSMISPDFVGHTFAVHNGNKFIPVYVTENMVGHKLGEFAPTRTFRGHAEKKK; from the coding sequence ATGGCTCGTTCAATTAAAAAAGGTCCTTATATCGATCACAACTTAGAAAGAAAAGTTCTTTCTATGAATGAAACTAACAAAAAGTCAGTTATCAAAACATGGTCTCGTAGATCAATGATTTCACCTGATTTTGTTGGCCATACCTTCGCAGTGCACAACGGGAACAAATTTATCCCTGTTTATGTAACAGAAAATATGGTAGGTCACAAGCTTGGTGAATTCGCGCCTACGCGTACATTCAGAGGCCACGCAGAAAAGAAAAAATAA
- the rplB gene encoding 50S ribosomal protein L2 produces the protein MAVKRFKPVTPGTRFRVGADYSDVTTNVPEKSLVVKINKKSGGRNNSGKMTMRYLGGGHKKVYRLIDFKRDKKDIPAKVATIEYDPNRTARIALLHYADGEKRYILAPAGLVVGQTVIAGDKVAPEVGNTLPLANIPLGSIIHNIELNPGQGGSIARSAGTYAQLSARDGKYAIIKLPSGETRMILLTCVATIGSVSNHERSNQVLGKAGRKRWLGRRPRVRGVAMNPVDHPMGGGEGRTSGGHPRSRTGVLAKGFKTRYKKKTSNRYIIERRKK, from the coding sequence ATGGCAGTTAAAAGATTCAAACCGGTAACCCCTGGTACTCGTTTTAGAGTAGGCGCTGACTACTCTGATGTTACTACAAACGTTCCTGAAAAATCGTTAGTAGTAAAAATCAACAAGAAATCAGGCGGTCGTAATAACTCCGGTAAAATGACTATGCGTTATCTCGGTGGGGGACATAAAAAAGTATACCGATTAATTGATTTCAAACGCGATAAAAAAGATATCCCTGCAAAAGTAGCTACTATCGAGTACGATCCAAATCGTACTGCTCGTATTGCCTTGTTGCATTACGCTGATGGTGAAAAACGTTACATCCTTGCTCCAGCTGGTTTAGTAGTTGGTCAAACTGTAATCGCAGGTGATAAAGTTGCCCCAGAAGTTGGTAATACATTACCATTAGCAAACATTCCATTGGGTTCTATCATCCACAACATTGAATTAAATCCTGGTCAAGGTGGTTCAATTGCTCGTTCGGCTGGTACTTATGCTCAATTGTCTGCTCGTGATGGTAAATATGCCATCATCAAATTACCTTCAGGCGAAACACGTATGATCTTATTGACTTGTGTTGCTACAATTGGTTCGGTATCGAACCATGAAAGATCTAACCAAGTGTTAGGTAAAGCAGGTCGCAAACGTTGGTTAGGTCGTCGTCCAAGAGTTCGTGGTGTTGCGATGAACCCAGTAGATCACCCTATGGGTGGTGGTGAAGGCCGTACTTCAGGAGGTCACCCACGCTCACGTACAGGTGTATTAGCTAAAGGCTTCAAAACACGTTACAAGAAGAAAACATCGAATCGTTACATCATTGAGAGAAGGAAAAAATAA
- the rplW gene encoding 50S ribosomal protein L23, with protein sequence MEIIKKPILTEKASLLTEKLNRYAFKVDHRANKIQIKAAVEAMFGVTVLAVNTAVVAGKAKSRYTKAGFVSGRAPKYKKAVITIKDGETIDFYSTI encoded by the coding sequence ATGGAAATTATTAAAAAACCTATCTTGACTGAGAAAGCTTCTTTGTTAACGGAAAAATTAAACCGTTACGCTTTCAAAGTAGATCACAGAGCAAACAAAATCCAGATTAAAGCAGCTGTTGAGGCTATGTTTGGTGTTACAGTTCTTGCTGTAAACACTGCAGTAGTAGCTGGTAAAGCAAAAAGCCGTTACACAAAAGCAGGTTTCGTATCTGGTAGAGCTCCTAAGTATAAAAAGGCTGTCATTACTATTAAAGACGGCGAAACTATTGACTTTTACAGTACTATATAA
- the rplD gene encoding 50S ribosomal protein L4, with amino-acid sequence MEVKVLNLSGKETGAKVQLPESVFGLEPNDHAIYLDVKQYLANQRQGTHKSKQRNEIAGSTRKLHKQKGTGGARAGSIKSPLFNGGGRVFGPQPRDYSFKLNKKLKQVARKSALSYKAKDNNIVVLDEVKFDAIKTKNYVALINALNVADEKTLLVLPAYDEIVYKSSRNLKKAKVIVASDLNTYDVLNATKLLLTTDSVKTLEEALAK; translated from the coding sequence ATGGAAGTTAAAGTTTTAAATTTATCAGGTAAAGAAACAGGTGCCAAGGTGCAACTTCCTGAGTCGGTATTTGGGTTAGAGCCTAACGATCATGCGATCTATTTGGATGTGAAACAATACTTAGCGAACCAACGCCAAGGAACTCACAAATCTAAACAACGTAACGAAATCGCGGGTTCTACTCGTAAATTACACAAACAAAAAGGTACTGGTGGTGCTCGTGCGGGTTCTATCAAATCTCCATTGTTTAATGGTGGTGGTCGTGTATTCGGTCCTCAACCTCGTGACTACTCGTTCAAATTGAACAAAAAATTGAAACAAGTGGCACGTAAATCAGCGTTATCTTACAAAGCAAAAGATAATAACATTGTGGTATTGGATGAAGTAAAATTCGATGCTATCAAAACTAAAAATTATGTTGCTTTAATAAATGCGTTGAACGTAGCTGATGAGAAAACATTGTTGGTATTGCCAGCTTACGATGAAATTGTTTATAAATCAAGCAGAAACTTGAAAAAAGCAAAAGTTATTGTTGCATCTGACTTAAATACATATGATGTATTAAATGCAACAAAATTATTGTTGACTACAGATTCTGTTAAAACTTTGGAGGAAGCATTAGCTAAGTAA
- the rplC gene encoding 50S ribosomal protein L3, translating into MSGIIGKKVGMTSLFNADGKNIPCTVIQAGPCVVTQIRTEEKDGYSAIQLGFDEAKEKNTTAPLKGHFAKANTTPKRKLVEFKTFPDAKQLGDVVDVTLFEEGEYVDVVGTSKGKGFQGVMKRHGFGGVGGATHGQHNRLRAPGSLGASSWPSRVFKGMRMAGRTGGDRVKVQNLQVLKVYAEQNLIVVSGSIPGAKGSYVIVDK; encoded by the coding sequence ATGTCAGGTATTATTGGAAAAAAAGTAGGAATGACGAGCCTGTTTAACGCTGATGGGAAAAATATTCCTTGTACAGTGATTCAGGCCGGGCCGTGCGTGGTTACGCAGATACGTACGGAAGAAAAGGATGGCTACTCGGCAATTCAACTTGGTTTCGACGAAGCTAAGGAGAAAAACACGACAGCTCCTTTGAAAGGGCACTTTGCGAAAGCAAACACAACGCCTAAGCGTAAGTTGGTAGAGTTTAAAACTTTCCCAGATGCAAAACAACTTGGTGACGTAGTTGACGTTACTCTTTTTGAAGAAGGTGAGTACGTAGATGTAGTTGGTACTTCAAAAGGTAAAGGTTTCCAAGGTGTAATGAAACGTCATGGATTTGGTGGTGTAGGTGGTGCGACTCACGGTCAGCACAACAGATTACGCGCTCCAGGTTCATTAGGTGCTTCATCATGGCCTTCACGCGTATTCAAAGGTATGCGCATGGCTGGTCGTACAGGTGGTGACAGAGTTAAAGTTCAAAACTTACAGGTGTTGAAAGTTTACGCTGAGCAAAACCTTATCGTTGTTAGTGGTTCCATTCCAGGAGCTAAAGGTTCTTATGTAATCGTAGACAAATAG
- a CDS encoding DinB family protein: MKTEIISKNELLQHWLGHRNLTRQTIEKFPEQELFNYKVEGMRTFADIIKELLGIAVPGLREIVNNKSGELNENFSYSTKAQLLQAWDEATPQISELFNQISEERFAEEFNLFGQYKSPIIHSIFYFIDNEIHHRGQGFVYLRLLGIEPPFFWERG; this comes from the coding sequence ATGAAAACAGAAATCATTTCCAAGAACGAGCTACTTCAGCATTGGTTAGGTCACAGAAATCTAACGAGACAGACTATTGAAAAATTTCCAGAACAGGAATTGTTCAATTATAAAGTAGAAGGCATGCGCACTTTTGCAGATATCATTAAAGAACTATTAGGTATTGCTGTACCAGGTCTCCGGGAGATTGTGAATAATAAAAGTGGTGAACTGAACGAAAATTTCAGTTATTCGACCAAAGCACAATTGCTTCAGGCCTGGGATGAAGCTACTCCTCAGATCAGTGAACTGTTCAATCAAATCTCTGAAGAGCGCTTTGCCGAAGAGTTCAACCTATTCGGCCAATACAAATCGCCCATTATCCACAGCATATTTTACTTTATCGACAATGAGATCCACCACCGCGGTCAGGGATTTGTTTATCTAAGATTACTTGGTATAGAACCTCCATTTTTTTGGGAAAGAGGTTAA
- a CDS encoding YafY family protein: MTDIQKRFDRILAIYMHLQAKPVVTAAALAARYEVSQRTIYRDIRSLMQAGIPIYGEAGSGYSLVEGYKMPPLQFTREEALSFVAAEKLVEKYTDRNLAHHFTTALLKMKAILRGNEKEQVALVGDNFLVRGGRHQFNEKLTHGTNILIESIAAKKCVEIYYSKPSDKTPERREIEAVGIFVESKFWYVLAFCRLRKDYRQFRLDRINNIRILADDFAKEHPELSSFLNKRHDVPTTKVVVQVDKDMARYMEWDRHYFGFQKETVTDNYVEMHFESINMENGFARWYLMFADKGTIIEPESLKEVVKRLLSSALEQV, translated from the coding sequence ATGACCGATATTCAAAAGAGATTCGACCGTATACTTGCTATTTACATGCATCTACAGGCAAAACCTGTGGTCACCGCCGCCGCTTTGGCAGCGCGTTATGAGGTAAGTCAGCGTACGATTTATCGTGATATCAGATCCCTGATGCAAGCTGGAATTCCGATTTATGGTGAAGCGGGAAGCGGTTATTCTTTGGTGGAGGGATATAAGATGCCGCCCCTACAATTTACCCGAGAGGAGGCATTGAGTTTTGTGGCAGCGGAGAAACTGGTGGAAAAGTATACAGATCGGAATCTTGCGCATCATTTTACCACGGCATTACTGAAGATGAAAGCCATATTACGGGGTAACGAAAAAGAACAGGTAGCCTTAGTAGGGGATAACTTTCTGGTGCGCGGTGGGCGTCATCAATTCAATGAGAAGCTTACCCATGGCACCAATATACTGATCGAAAGTATCGCTGCAAAGAAATGTGTGGAAATCTATTATTCCAAGCCTTCCGATAAAACTCCAGAAAGGCGTGAAATCGAAGCTGTGGGTATTTTTGTGGAGAGCAAATTTTGGTATGTCCTTGCTTTTTGTAGATTACGGAAAGATTATAGGCAATTCCGTTTGGATAGAATAAACAATATTCGGATACTTGCCGATGACTTTGCAAAGGAGCATCCTGAACTTTCATCTTTTCTGAATAAACGTCATGACGTTCCCACGACAAAAGTTGTCGTGCAAGTGGACAAGGATATGGCCCGCTATATGGAATGGGATCGCCACTATTTTGGTTTCCAAAAAGAAACGGTCACCGATAATTATGTGGAAATGCATTTTGAAAGCATTAATATGGAGAATGGCTTTGCGCGTTGGTATCTGATGTTTGCCGATAAAGGAACAATTATTGAACCCGAATCGTTAAAAGAGGTTGTAAAGCGGTTGCTCTCATCTGCATTGGAGCAAGTTTAG
- a CDS encoding glycoside hydrolase family 88 protein, with protein MKIQHYITGALMIGLGMQGISCSSQRNLGTAKLGLDKEFVRTNLEDAHKQIAYLAASINESDMPTTYKDGKYVNWGSSWWCSGFYPGTVLYLYEYTKDEKLLTEAKSKLKELEKEKNNKGTHDLGFMLYCSFGNALRLTGDSAAYKEILSTGAASLATRFHEAPQTIRSWDGGKNWDGQPWTYPVIIDNMMNLEFLTEVSKITGDKRYRDIAVTHANTTMINHYRKDYSSYHVVDYNPKDGRIISRKTAQGAFDESSWARGQSWGLYGYTMMYRETGDKKYLEQARHIAQFYLNHPNLPKDLIPYWDMDQNKLTPDSKYYSQKDLRDVSTASVTASALLELAQYTRGSESQLYISKAEQMLRSLSSKPYKADYKEAGGYVLKHSVGSIPHKTEVDVPLTYADYYYVEALVRYDRLLRGEKVIKQ; from the coding sequence ATGAAGATACAACACTATATTACGGGAGCTTTAATGATAGGGCTAGGAATGCAGGGAATTTCCTGTTCCAGTCAGCGAAACTTAGGGACAGCAAAATTGGGGCTTGACAAAGAATTTGTCCGTACCAATTTAGAAGATGCACATAAACAAATCGCTTACCTCGCAGCATCGATCAATGAATCCGATATGCCCACGACTTATAAAGATGGTAAATATGTGAATTGGGGTTCGAGTTGGTGGTGTTCTGGATTTTATCCCGGTACAGTACTCTATCTCTATGAATATACTAAAGATGAGAAGCTATTAACGGAGGCAAAAAGCAAATTGAAAGAACTCGAGAAGGAAAAGAACAACAAGGGAACACATGATTTGGGTTTTATGTTGTACTGCAGCTTTGGTAATGCATTACGTTTGACAGGAGATTCAGCTGCCTATAAGGAAATTTTAAGTACGGGAGCAGCATCGTTGGCAACACGTTTCCATGAAGCACCGCAAACGATTCGTTCATGGGACGGTGGCAAAAACTGGGATGGCCAGCCCTGGACCTATCCGGTGATCATCGACAATATGATGAACCTGGAGTTTTTGACCGAAGTTTCCAAGATAACAGGAGACAAACGCTATCGTGATATTGCTGTAACGCATGCCAATACAACGATGATCAATCATTACCGAAAAGATTATAGTTCCTACCATGTGGTGGATTACAATCCGAAAGATGGACGTATTATTTCGAGAAAGACGGCACAAGGTGCTTTTGATGAATCCTCATGGGCTAGGGGCCAGTCTTGGGGACTTTATGGGTATACGATGATGTACCGCGAAACGGGCGACAAGAAATATTTAGAGCAGGCTAGGCATATTGCTCAGTTTTATCTGAATCATCCTAATCTTCCAAAAGACCTGATTCCTTATTGGGATATGGACCAGAACAAGCTTACTCCAGATAGTAAATATTATAGCCAGAAAGATCTTCGCGATGTGTCGACAGCTTCAGTAACTGCTTCGGCTCTGCTGGAATTGGCGCAATATACAAGGGGCAGCGAAAGCCAGCTGTATATTTCTAAAGCTGAACAAATGCTGCGGTCGCTTTCTTCTAAACCCTACAAAGCAGATTACAAGGAAGCCGGTGGCTACGTCTTGAAACATAGCGTCGGATCCATTCCGCATAAAACAGAAGTAGATGTGCCCTTGACCTATGCCGATTACTACTACGTGGAGGCATTAGTGCGATACGACCGGTTGCTCCGAGGAGAAAAGGTCATCAAACAATAA
- a CDS encoding DUF2264 domain-containing protein, giving the protein MKRRLLLKLLGGAGMGALATSFAGEAKANVAASERNNYSENDRAYWVSILYKMAAPILSNISKQQWRKNMPMEVSPTFDSRDPGVGYLEAFGRLLAGMAPWLALPDDATEEGQLRKKLRDQALLGIQYGVDPKSPDYFTWRGPSSQTLVDAAHLALAFLRAPQALWQPLDQVTKKRVVEEFKLLRKIKPNESNWLLFAAMTETFLYSIGEECAREKIDYAVNKFDQEWYVGDGWYSDGARFSFDHYNGYVIHCMQVESLRHNITAGGKYKEMYDRAYKRMQRYAHHLERMISPEGHYVVVGRSSTYKNAAFQPLATVALENKLPEDISKGQVRAALTAVLRHIYIDKTFAPSGWLRMGVVGDKQSNLADYYTNAGSMYVASLSFLPLGLPADDEFWTCAPQPWTSQKCWNAEQFPKDYYVSY; this is encoded by the coding sequence ATGAAAAGAAGACTCTTATTAAAACTATTGGGCGGTGCCGGAATGGGCGCACTGGCGACATCTTTTGCTGGTGAAGCGAAAGCCAATGTTGCCGCGTCGGAAAGAAATAATTACAGCGAGAACGATCGTGCCTATTGGGTATCTATTTTATATAAGATGGCTGCTCCAATATTAAGCAATATCAGTAAGCAACAATGGCGTAAAAATATGCCGATGGAAGTGAGTCCTACTTTCGATAGTAGAGACCCTGGAGTCGGATACCTGGAAGCTTTCGGTCGTTTGTTGGCAGGTATGGCTCCTTGGTTGGCCTTACCAGATGACGCAACTGAAGAAGGTCAATTGCGTAAAAAATTACGTGACCAAGCATTACTGGGTATACAATATGGTGTAGATCCTAAATCGCCGGATTATTTTACCTGGCGAGGTCCTTCATCCCAAACACTCGTCGATGCGGCGCATCTTGCATTAGCCTTTTTGAGAGCTCCTCAAGCTTTATGGCAGCCTTTGGACCAAGTGACTAAAAAGAGAGTAGTTGAAGAATTCAAATTGCTGCGGAAAATCAAGCCGAATGAGAGCAATTGGCTGCTGTTTGCCGCTATGACAGAAACATTTCTTTATAGCATAGGAGAGGAATGTGCGAGAGAAAAGATCGATTATGCGGTCAATAAATTTGATCAGGAATGGTACGTGGGAGATGGCTGGTACAGCGACGGAGCCCGTTTTAGTTTTGATCATTACAATGGGTATGTGATTCATTGCATGCAGGTGGAGTCGCTACGCCATAATATTACCGCCGGCGGAAAATATAAAGAAATGTATGATAGAGCGTATAAACGAATGCAGCGCTATGCGCATCATTTGGAACGTATGATTTCTCCAGAAGGTCACTATGTTGTTGTTGGACGCTCCTCAACTTATAAGAATGCAGCATTCCAACCCTTAGCGACAGTTGCTTTAGAGAACAAGCTCCCCGAAGATATCTCGAAGGGGCAGGTTCGGGCAGCTCTTACAGCGGTATTAAGGCATATTTATATCGATAAAACCTTTGCTCCATCAGGATGGCTGCGTATGGGGGTGGTAGGTGACAAACAATCCAATCTCGCAGATTACTATACAAACGCAGGCTCTATGTATGTGGCCTCCCTATCATTCTTGCCATTGGGGTTACCGGCAGACGATGAGTTTTGGACCTGTGCTCCACAACCCTGGACTTCCCAAAAATGCTGGAATGCAGAGCAATTTCCCAAAGACTATTATGTAAGTTATTAA